From the genome of Candidatus Defluviilinea proxima:
CACCTTGGGCAGATCGGTTTGATCGCGGGAGTGATCAGTCAGTTTGGGTAAAAATAAATGAGATAATTTGTGACTGCCCAAAGTCCGTTTCAAACAGGCTTCAAGATCGTTATCCTTCGTTTTCCCACTTGGAATCGTTCAATTCGTTCATAACCTTCATGCATTGCTTTTTGTCCTTTGTCAGACACTACAGCAACAATACTCGATGGGGACAATACTGCAAGCAGAGAATCAAGCATTGACCACAATGGGTCCCGTTCACTAGAGTCGTGCCAACTGGAATGTTGTCCGTAGGGAACGTCGGTAAAAACAATGTCTACGGAATGTGGGGATACCTTCTGCAACAGATCGGCTCTATCCAGAACATTTGCCTGAAATGTTTTTGTCGTAAGCAAATCTCCGGGAAGTTTCGTTTTCAAAACAGTTGCGCTTTTCAAAGCATCCTGGTGAGAGTCCTTGCCATATTGTTCAAGCATGGATTTGATCTCAACGATCCGATTTTCTAGTCCCATCGTGCTCAACAAACTGAGATTCTTTTCAGCCAGTTCAACAACCTTTTCGTCCACGTCAGAAGCGACAATCTCTCGGATCAACTGTCCATGGATGTAGGCCAACACACTGAGGTGATAGGCCGCACCACAACATGGATCATACAACATACAAGGGGATGCAATTTGATAGATGGCTTGACGATGCGCCACACACCGCTGGAAGATCTCACTCGCCAATCGAACAGGGAAAGCAGGGTGACCCGGAACGCTATAAAACACCCTGCCACTGGCATAGTCAGAATAATCTGTTTGTTCTTTTGCGTATTTATATTCCATGGAATTACGACTTCAGCGGCCTGAACCCTTCACCCAATGCTTCATGTGCATACCCAATGACCATAAAGGCACGCGGGTCCACTTCATGGACGATGGATTTCAACGTTACGACTTCCGCACGCGAGATGACAATATAAAGGACTGGGCGGTTGGCCCCCGTGAAAGCACCGGTCCCTTCCAGAAAGGTGACACCACGTAACAGTTCATCGAGCACACGCTTGGCAATTTCGTCCGGTTTGTTCGTCACCACCATCGCTGTGCGGACCGTCCCACCGCCTTCAAGAACCGTCTCTGCCACGATGCCGCTGACATACAAGGCGATCATCGCGTAGAGCGCTTCCTTCCAACCGAAGACAAATCCCGCACCGAGGATGACCGCTGTATCCACGATGAGATAACTCTGAGTCATCGGAATGCCGCGCCAATCATTGAGAATGCGGGCAAGGATGTCCGAACCGCCGCTGGAACCGCGCGCGCGATAGATCAGTCCATAACCAATGCCGCTGACGATGGCTCCGTATAACGAGTTGAGGAAGATGTCACCTTGCAGGTCATTGATGAGCGCAGTACCTGCACCGTGGGGAGTGAAAAGCGGTGTCTTGAGAAGCAAATCCGTAAAAAGAGAATACACAAGGATGGCAATCGCTGTCCGTATGGCAAAACGGAATCCGCCCAGGAACCGCCAGCCGATGAGAAAAAGCGGAACATTCCCGATCAATATCATCAAACCAACAGGCCAGTTTGTATAATAATTGATCAATTGCGCGATACCGCTCACACCTCCCGATGCCAGTTGTGCAGGGATAAAGAACAAACGCAACGAAAGCGCCTGCAATATGGCCGCGATGATAATGAGAGCATAGTCACGAATGGTGGGGAGATATTTTTTCATAATGTGTTATCACGTTTACAGGTTGGAACGTTCAAACGTTTAAACCTGCAAACCTTTAAACGATTTCCACCCCCGCCAATTTTTCAACCACTCCCACCACCGCAGAGTTGTCCAATTCGCCCATGCCAGAGTCGATCATCTGTTGGAAGAGTTCGGTATTTGTCACTGTGCCAGAGACAGGAACACCATATTCCTTTGCCGTATCCAACACGATCTTCAAGTCCTTTAATTGCATATGCGCCTTGAAGCCAGGGTTACGATTCCCATCGAACAAACGCGGCGGCTTGACATCGAGTGTCCAACATTGAGCCGCACCACCTTTGATGGCATCAACAACTTTCTTTGGATCAACTCCTGCCTTCTTTGCAAATACAAGAAGTTCACCCATCGCCACCATCTGTGCGGCAACCATGATCTGGTTCGCGGCTTTGGCTACCTGGCCTGCTCCCGCCTCGCCTACATGCGTCACTGTTTTGCCCATGGATTGAAACACCGGCATGACCTTCTCCAACGCGGATGCATCACCACCGACCATAATGGTCAGCGTCCCATTCTTCGCGCCAATGTCGCCACCGGAAACTGGTGCATCCAAAGCAAATATGTTCTTCGCTGACAGCTTTTCTGCGATCATGCGAGCCGAGGCTGGTTTGATC
Proteins encoded in this window:
- a CDS encoding NAD-binding protein; the encoded protein is MLKVGYIGLGLMGKSIARNMLKAGFTVVVHNRSQAAVDELIAEGAIRANSPKEVASQVDVVFTNLPDSPDVEKVVLGENGIIEGAHDGLILVDNSTIKPASARMIAEKLSAKNIFALDAPVSGGDIGAKNGTLTIMVGGDASALEKVMPVFQSMGKTVTHVGEAGAGQVAKAANQIMVAAQMVAMGELLVFAKKAGVDPKKVVDAIKGGAAQCWTLDVKPPRLFDGNRNPGFKAHMQLKDLKIVLDTAKEYGVPVSGTVTNTELFQQMIDSGMGELDNSAVVGVVEKLAGVEIV
- a CDS encoding YitT family protein; amino-acid sequence: MKKYLPTIRDYALIIIAAILQALSLRLFFIPAQLASGGVSGIAQLINYYTNWPVGLMILIGNVPLFLIGWRFLGGFRFAIRTAIAILVYSLFTDLLLKTPLFTPHGAGTALINDLQGDIFLNSLYGAIVSGIGYGLIYRARGSSGGSDILARILNDWRGIPMTQSYLIVDTAVILGAGFVFGWKEALYAMIALYVSGIVAETVLEGGGTVRTAMVVTNKPDEIAKRVLDELLRGVTFLEGTGAFTGANRPVLYIVISRAEVVTLKSIVHEVDPRAFMVIGYAHEALGEGFRPLKS